A single genomic interval of Clostridium facile harbors:
- a CDS encoding integrase core domain-containing protein, with protein sequence MSREGTPTDNPIIEARNGWMKEVLYLDFRLATTDDVHLLLDRYVYYFNNRRPADAVGF encoded by the coding sequence ATGTCGCGAGAGGGAACTCCAACAGATAATCCAATCATAGAAGCACGAAACGGATGGATGAAAGAAGTACTCTACCTTGACTTCAGGTTAGCAACCACAGATGATGTTCACTTACTCTTGGATAGGTATGTATATTACTTCAATAACAGGCGGCCTGCAGACGCCGTGGGCTTCTAA
- a CDS encoding CPBP family intramembrane glutamic endopeptidase: MNEYPKQDSINQYSPISNIPAPILEKRAIVHTVSNIGIVLLLYLLLSATVPLLQNWIIQHWVKTNYTDYGQIITQSLSILTFAIVYLIPTVLLYYSFQGYRYRIKKMCRIPNRTILIASIPMMLSVFVVANIGISNFTALLNHFHIYVLQPAAVYPNNPVALILYGLSLTIVPAFFEEVLFHGVMLYALRRHGDTFALILSSVLFAIMHGNLPSAMNAFIMGLVIGYFVIRTGSLLTGMLLHFINNGMVLFLNWIQLSMDGNQTIVYMIYIICLLIGSLSLIILVNRDPNLFVVYDKKTYFNNSEKIRYAFGNIFMIGVIICCCFQIFSTFTII; encoded by the coding sequence ATGAACGAATACCCGAAACAGGATTCTATCAATCAGTACTCTCCCATATCCAATATCCCTGCTCCTATCCTGGAAAAAAGGGCAATTGTGCATACAGTTTCCAATATTGGCATTGTACTATTGTTATACCTCTTATTATCCGCTACCGTTCCACTTTTGCAAAACTGGATTATCCAACACTGGGTAAAAACCAATTATACAGATTATGGTCAAATCATCACACAATCTCTTTCCATCCTCACTTTTGCAATTGTTTATTTAATTCCCACCGTATTGCTGTATTATAGTTTTCAGGGATACCGGTATCGTATTAAAAAGATGTGCCGTATCCCAAACCGCACTATTTTAATTGCGTCTATCCCAATGATGTTAAGTGTATTTGTGGTGGCCAATATTGGAATATCCAATTTTACTGCATTGTTAAACCACTTTCATATTTACGTGCTGCAACCAGCTGCGGTGTACCCAAATAACCCTGTGGCACTGATATTATATGGTCTTTCTTTAACCATTGTGCCCGCCTTTTTTGAGGAAGTTTTGTTTCATGGGGTTATGCTGTATGCGCTCCGCCGTCATGGGGATACATTTGCGCTTATCCTTTCCTCTGTGTTGTTCGCAATAATGCACGGAAACCTTCCTTCCGCAATGAACGCATTTATTATGGGGTTGGTTATTGGCTATTTTGTCATCCGTACTGGCAGCTTGTTAACAGGGATGTTACTGCATTTTATTAATAATGGCATGGTACTATTTTTAAACTGGATCCAGCTTTCTATGGATGGAAATCAAACAATTGTGTACATGATTTATATCATCTGCCTGCTGATTGGTTCTTTAAGCCTAATTATTTTAGTAAACCGAGATCCAAACTTATTTGTTGTTTACGATAAAAAAACTTATTTTAACAACAGTGAAAAAATTCGGTATGCCTTTGGTAATATTTTTATGATTGGCGTAATTATCTGTTGCTGTTTCCAAATATTCAGCACATTTACTATCATTTAA
- the tilS gene encoding tRNA lysidine(34) synthetase TilS, with protein sequence MNKIQDSVSKWFHAGEVVVIGVSGGADSMALLHAVCHCGVPLQIMVAHVNHCLRGEESDRDENFVRQYCEKQQILFYSKRVDVASLAEENRQSEEVCGREQRYAFFEELAGKDGWILTAHTLSDRIETMLFHLTRGSSLSGLCSIPQKRGKILRPLLDFTRQEIEAYCQEFYLPYVQDSTNDLDLYNRNKIRHHVVPVLQEINPRFAQNMLRTFQLLEADRELLQKQAEHQFYLLFDKGKLWVERMIGVPTAISSRIISLFLEQHQIPADTKLILSILQICERGFGKYNVPGNRFVVCQNGWLSVQTSVEGHPYFEYQVENCTNCRVFGFHLLVGGQEIYEQFINVAKNFFHSIVDYDKIFGKVKIRQRMPGDRISLPNHPNRKVKKYWNEQKIPLEQRDLLAVFEDDNGVFAVEGLGIDQRVQPDAHTTRYLWIQKETV encoded by the coding sequence ATGAATAAAATACAGGATTCAGTTTCCAAATGGTTCCACGCAGGAGAGGTTGTGGTCATTGGAGTATCTGGAGGGGCGGACTCTATGGCGTTATTACATGCTGTATGCCATTGTGGAGTACCCTTACAAATTATGGTTGCCCATGTGAATCATTGTTTACGGGGAGAAGAAAGCGACCGAGATGAAAATTTTGTCCGGCAGTATTGTGAAAAACAGCAAATTTTATTTTATTCCAAACGGGTGGATGTTGCTTCGTTAGCGGAGGAAAACAGGCAGTCCGAAGAAGTTTGCGGCAGGGAGCAGCGATATGCCTTTTTTGAGGAATTGGCAGGGAAAGATGGCTGGATTCTAACAGCTCATACCCTATCTGACCGGATTGAAACCATGTTGTTCCATCTTACTAGGGGGAGCTCGTTATCAGGGCTTTGTTCCATCCCACAAAAAAGAGGAAAAATCCTTCGGCCTTTGTTGGATTTTACCCGGCAGGAAATTGAGGCGTATTGCCAAGAATTTTATCTTCCCTACGTTCAGGATAGTACCAATGATTTGGATCTTTATAATCGGAATAAAATACGTCATCATGTTGTACCAGTATTACAGGAGATCAACCCTAGATTTGCCCAAAATATGCTGCGGACATTCCAATTGTTAGAAGCTGACCGGGAGTTGTTGCAGAAACAGGCAGAACATCAATTTTATTTACTGTTTGACAAAGGGAAACTATGGGTAGAAAGAATGATAGGTGTACCAACTGCGATATCCAGCAGGATTATTTCGTTGTTTTTGGAACAGCATCAAATTCCGGCGGATACCAAATTAATTTTATCCATTTTGCAGATTTGCGAAAGAGGGTTTGGAAAATATAATGTTCCAGGAAATCGTTTTGTAGTTTGTCAAAACGGCTGGTTATCCGTACAAACTTCTGTCGAAGGACACCCTTATTTTGAGTATCAGGTTGAAAATTGTACCAATTGCCGGGTTTTTGGCTTTCATCTTCTAGTAGGAGGGCAAGAAATTTACGAACAATTCATAAATGTTGCAAAAAATTTCTTTCATTCTATTGTGGATTATGATAAAATATTTGGTAAAGTTAAAATAAGACAGCGTATGCCCGGGGATCGTATTTCCCTACCGAATCATCCAAATCGGAAAGTAAAAAAATATTGGAACGAGCAAAAAATTCCACTGGAACAGAGGGATTTGCTTGCTGTGTTTGAGGATGACAATGGTGTATTTGCGGTAGAGGGCCTTGGTATTGACCAGAGGGTACAGCCAGACGCCCATACAACCAGATATTTATGGATTCAAAAAGAAACTGTGTAA
- the tadA gene encoding tRNA adenosine(34) deaminase TadA: MTDLDYMELAIEQAKIAASLGEVPVGAVIVKNDSIVATAYNRRELDKNALAHAELLAIDRACKRLGGWRLFGCTLYVTLEPCPMCTGAIINSRIDRVVYGALDPKAGSCESVIPLTEFPYNHKPILEGGLLQQECSQLLSDFFQQLRKKKLKKTSYKK; this comes from the coding sequence TTGACCGATCTTGATTATATGGAACTCGCCATAGAACAGGCAAAAATCGCAGCATCTCTTGGGGAAGTGCCAGTGGGAGCTGTTATTGTAAAAAATGATTCCATTGTTGCAACAGCCTATAATAGAAGGGAATTGGACAAAAACGCATTGGCACATGCGGAACTACTGGCAATCGACCGTGCTTGCAAAAGGCTTGGCGGATGGCGTCTGTTTGGATGTACTTTGTACGTCACACTGGAGCCTTGCCCTATGTGCACGGGGGCTATTATCAATTCCCGTATTGACCGGGTGGTTTACGGCGCATTGGACCCAAAAGCGGGTTCCTGCGAATCTGTTATCCCATTGACTGAATTTCCTTATAACCATAAACCTATTTTGGAAGGTGGACTGCTTCAACAGGAATGTAGCCAGTTGTTATCGGATTTTTTTCAACAATTACGCAAGAAAAAGTTGAAAAAAACATCATACAAAAAATAA
- the ftsH gene encoding ATP-dependent zinc metalloprotease FtsH has translation MDNQNKNSKSFIVPVIIILVLAGVAIYMLMNMKGPSSNLKYYEVVSLFQNNQVKAGELDLGSGELKLELRDGVDMSKFQSNTNDRSNNNILFGGNSQDNQNNNATSSAVSESSSQTSSTEESNTAESQASSEQASSSESSSSVAAANGNQNGNQSNNKNGQSSNQITYKVPSVNLFVNSIDPLILEYNKAHPDDMIEMNYTPASDNSWLLQMIPTALSLLLIVGLLFFMMKQANAGAGKIGQFGKANLKNSMERGRTTTFDEVAGAEEEKEELSEIVEFLKNPKKFNELGARVPKGVLLVGPPGTGKTLLARAVAGEAGVPFFSISGSDFVEMYVGVGASRVRDLFEQAKKNAPAIIFIDEIDAVGRQRGAGLGGGHDEREQTLNQLLVEMDGFGANEGVIIIAATNRRDILDPALLRSGRFDRQVVVGYPDVKGREEILKVHSRNKILGFDVDLSVIAKSTAGFTGADLESLMNEAALLAARKNHKAITASDIEEATIKVIAGPEKKSRIINEKEKRLTAYHEAGHAVATYYSPTQDPVHQISIIPRGMAGGYTMSLPEHDRSYVLKQNMQEELVVLLGGRIAESIVLDDISTGASNDIERATDIARNMVTRYGFSEKLGPIVYGESDHEVFLGRDFNNSRNYSETVATEIDEEIRSIMDRAYKTCHDILVTHRDQLEIVAQYLIRKEKVDADTFVKLMTGEITLEDIHKMDEQEAQEKARKEAQAEQNPSSTTEK, from the coding sequence TTGGACAACCAAAACAAAAACAGTAAATCCTTTATTGTCCCGGTGATTATTATTTTGGTTTTAGCAGGTGTGGCTATTTACATGTTAATGAACATGAAAGGCCCTAGCAGCAACCTGAAATATTATGAGGTTGTAAGCCTGTTCCAAAACAACCAGGTAAAAGCTGGAGAATTGGACTTAGGAAGTGGTGAATTAAAGCTGGAACTGCGGGATGGCGTTGATATGAGCAAGTTCCAAAGCAATACGAATGACCGTTCCAACAATAATATTTTGTTTGGTGGCAATAGTCAGGATAACCAAAATAACAATGCAACCAGTAGTGCTGTTTCGGAATCCTCCAGCCAGACATCCAGTACAGAAGAATCTAACACTGCAGAGAGCCAGGCTAGCTCGGAACAAGCTTCTTCTAGCGAATCATCCAGTAGTGTTGCCGCTGCAAATGGCAATCAAAATGGAAACCAGTCCAATAATAAAAATGGACAGAGCAGCAATCAGATCACCTATAAAGTGCCAAGTGTAAACTTGTTTGTCAATTCGATTGACCCATTGATTTTGGAATATAACAAAGCACATCCAGATGATATGATTGAAATGAACTATACTCCTGCAAGCGATAATTCCTGGCTGCTGCAGATGATTCCAACCGCGCTTTCCTTATTGTTGATTGTAGGCCTGTTGTTCTTTATGATGAAACAGGCAAATGCAGGCGCGGGTAAAATCGGTCAGTTTGGAAAAGCGAATTTAAAAAATTCTATGGAACGCGGACGAACGACTACCTTTGATGAGGTGGCAGGTGCGGAAGAGGAAAAAGAAGAACTTTCTGAAATCGTTGAGTTCCTGAAAAACCCGAAAAAGTTTAATGAATTGGGTGCCCGTGTACCAAAAGGTGTGTTGTTAGTAGGACCTCCTGGTACAGGTAAGACCTTGTTGGCCCGTGCGGTTGCAGGGGAAGCAGGTGTTCCTTTCTTCTCGATTTCTGGTTCTGATTTCGTGGAAATGTATGTTGGTGTTGGTGCATCCCGTGTGCGTGACCTGTTTGAGCAAGCAAAGAAAAACGCTCCAGCCATTATCTTTATCGATGAAATTGACGCAGTTGGACGCCAAAGAGGCGCTGGCCTTGGCGGCGGACACGATGAACGAGAACAAACATTGAACCAGTTGCTGGTAGAAATGGATGGTTTTGGCGCCAATGAAGGGGTTATTATCATTGCGGCAACCAACCGTAGGGATATTTTGGATCCAGCGTTGTTGCGTTCCGGACGTTTTGACCGCCAGGTTGTAGTAGGCTATCCAGATGTAAAAGGCCGTGAAGAAATCTTAAAAGTTCACTCCCGCAACAAGATTTTAGGCTTTGATGTAGATTTAAGTGTAATCGCGAAATCCACCGCAGGGTTTACTGGTGCGGATTTGGAAAGCCTGATGAACGAAGCGGCTCTGTTAGCTGCCCGTAAAAACCATAAAGCAATTACCGCTTCTGATATTGAAGAAGCCACCATTAAAGTAATTGCGGGACCAGAAAAGAAATCACGTATTATTAACGAAAAAGAAAAACGTTTAACCGCTTACCACGAGGCAGGGCATGCGGTTGCTACCTATTATAGTCCAACTCAGGACCCTGTACACCAGATTTCGATTATTCCACGTGGTATGGCAGGTGGCTATACCATGTCCTTGCCAGAACATGACAGAAGTTATGTATTAAAACAGAATATGCAGGAAGAACTGGTGGTATTGCTGGGTGGACGTATTGCCGAAAGTATCGTATTAGATGATATTTCCACAGGCGCATCCAATGATATTGAACGCGCAACTGACATTGCTCGGAACATGGTAACCCGTTATGGCTTTAGTGAAAAGCTCGGTCCTATTGTATATGGGGAAAGCGACCACGAAGTGTTCCTGGGGCGTGACTTTAATAACTCCCGAAACTACTCTGAAACTGTCGCAACCGAGATTGATGAGGAAATTCGTTCCATTATGGATCGCGCTTATAAAACCTGCCACGATATTTTGGTTACTCACCGTGACCAATTAGAAATAGTAGCACAGTACTTGATCCGCAAAGAAAAAGTGGATGCAGATACCTTTGTAAAATTGATGACAGGTGAAATTACCCTGGAAGATATTCATAAGATGGATGAACAGGAAGCGCAAGAAAAAGCACGAAAAGAAGCACAAGCAGAGCAGAATCCTTCATCTACAACAGAAAAATAG
- a CDS encoding glycosyltransferase: protein MKVLLYSEAMNLIKKSGVGKTLSHQMKALEKNGVPYTLDPKDTYDLVHINTIGPKSYQLAQRAKKQGIKVVYHAHSTEEDFRNSFLFSNLISPYFKKWLIKCYTSGDCIITPTPYSKQLLEQYGIDKKIYAVSNGIEIEFFKKDPVKSREFRERFHFSPTDKIVMAVGLYIERKGILDFVELAKRMPEYQFIWFGHTPLYSVPKKIGKAVKTKLPNLFFPGYVESDILRTAYSGSDLFIFPTYEETEGIVLLEALACKQNVLIRDIPIYQGWFEDGKNVYKAKTLDEFEQKTRNILERRCPDLTEQGYQVAAERSLESIGKQLVQIYQTVLEQ, encoded by the coding sequence ATGAAAGTATTGCTTTACTCAGAGGCGATGAATCTGATTAAAAAGTCAGGGGTGGGTAAAACTCTGAGCCATCAGATGAAGGCGCTGGAAAAAAACGGCGTCCCGTATACCTTGGACCCAAAAGATACCTATGATCTGGTACACATCAATACAATTGGCCCAAAATCTTATCAATTAGCACAGCGCGCTAAGAAACAGGGGATTAAAGTAGTTTACCATGCGCATAGCACAGAAGAAGATTTCCGTAACTCTTTTTTATTTTCCAATTTAATTTCCCCTTATTTTAAAAAATGGCTGATTAAATGCTATACTTCAGGGGATTGTATTATTACACCAACCCCTTATTCCAAACAATTGTTAGAACAATATGGTATTGACAAAAAAATATATGCAGTTTCCAATGGAATTGAAATTGAATTTTTTAAAAAGGACCCTGTTAAGTCCAGGGAATTCCGGGAACGGTTTCATTTTTCCCCTACGGATAAGATTGTGATGGCGGTAGGGTTATACATTGAACGAAAAGGGATTTTAGACTTTGTGGAGTTGGCAAAAAGGATGCCAGAGTACCAGTTTATTTGGTTTGGGCACACTCCCCTATATTCTGTCCCCAAAAAGATTGGAAAGGCAGTAAAGACGAAATTGCCCAATCTGTTCTTCCCAGGTTATGTGGAAAGTGATATCCTACGTACCGCCTATTCTGGTTCTGACCTTTTTATCTTCCCTACTTATGAGGAAACAGAAGGTATTGTGTTGTTGGAAGCACTAGCTTGTAAGCAGAATGTTCTTATTCGAGATATTCCCATTTATCAGGGATGGTTTGAGGATGGAAAAAATGTTTATAAGGCCAAAACATTGGACGAGTTTGAACAGAAAACCAGAAATATTTTAGAGCGGCGTTGCCCTGATTTAACAGAACAGGGATACCAGGTTGCAGCGGAGCGGAGTTTGGAATCTATTGGAAAGCAATTGGTTCAAATTTATCAAACAGTATTAGAACAATAA
- a CDS encoding helix-turn-helix domain-containing protein produces the protein MRVMKITMKSAVSNRLQQLCKERHITLHWLAVHSGVTPSTVYSIMNSKGEDVSIITVKRLCDGLNITLKEFFNDSDFQ, from the coding sequence ATGAGGGTGATGAAGATAACCATGAAATCTGCTGTATCAAATAGACTACAGCAATTGTGCAAAGAACGCCATATTACGCTGCATTGGTTGGCCGTTCATTCTGGCGTAACTCCGTCTACCGTATACAGTATTATGAATAGTAAAGGGGAGGATGTTTCTATCATTACCGTAAAACGTTTATGTGATGGGCTTAACATTACACTAAAAGAATTTTTTAATGATTCTGATTTTCAGTAA
- a CDS encoding MATE family efflux transporter, translating to MGTMPVNKLLITMSLPMMVAMLVQAMYNVVDSVFVAQIDAESLGLAAVSMAFPVQSLMIAFATGTGVGVNALLSRRLGEKKLKEASLTAKNGIFVILITYIVFALFGIFGSRLFFSLQTTDTRVIEMGVQYLSVCCIFSFGLFLEIILERLLQSTGKTIYTMFTQGAGAIINIIFDPLLIFGIGPFPKMGVQGAAVATVAGQIVAAALAFLFNHWKNHEINISMRKFRPHGQTIRQIYSVGIPSIIMQSIVSIMTFGMNKILMIFPTQGTVAVSVFGVYFKLQSFIFMPVFGLNNGMVPIIAYNYGAKNKQRITQTIKLSIIIAVGFMVVGLLIFQLLPDQLLLLFNASKDMLEIGGYALRIISLSFIFAGFSIIIISVFQALGNGVYSLVISAARQLVIILPVAYLLAVTAGLHSVWFAFPIAELCCVILCFIMLRHIYNQKIKQL from the coding sequence ATGGGAACAATGCCTGTAAATAAGCTTTTAATTACAATGTCTTTGCCGATGATGGTGGCGATGCTGGTACAGGCAATGTATAACGTAGTGGATAGTGTTTTTGTGGCCCAAATTGATGCGGAAAGCCTAGGATTGGCAGCTGTTTCCATGGCGTTTCCTGTTCAGTCATTGATGATTGCGTTTGCCACTGGAACCGGGGTTGGCGTAAATGCGTTATTATCCCGACGCCTTGGGGAAAAGAAATTGAAAGAGGCGAGCTTAACCGCTAAAAACGGTATTTTTGTAATTCTGATTACCTATATTGTGTTCGCTTTATTTGGAATTTTTGGCTCTAGACTCTTTTTCTCCCTGCAAACAACAGATACCCGTGTGATCGAAATGGGAGTACAATATCTTTCTGTGTGTTGTATTTTTTCTTTTGGATTGTTTTTGGAGATTATATTAGAACGCCTGCTGCAATCCACCGGTAAAACGATTTATACGATGTTTACCCAAGGGGCAGGTGCAATCATTAATATTATTTTTGACCCGTTACTGATTTTTGGAATTGGTCCCTTCCCAAAGATGGGTGTACAAGGGGCGGCGGTGGCAACCGTTGCTGGACAAATTGTAGCGGCAGCTTTGGCGTTTCTCTTTAATCACTGGAAAAACCATGAAATCAATATCAGTATGAGGAAATTTCGTCCCCATGGTCAAACGATCCGACAGATTTATTCAGTAGGGATTCCGTCTATTATTATGCAATCCATTGTTTCTATTATGACCTTTGGGATGAATAAAATTTTAATGATCTTCCCTACCCAAGGAACGGTTGCGGTATCTGTTTTTGGGGTATATTTCAAATTACAAAGCTTTATTTTTATGCCAGTGTTTGGGCTGAACAATGGAATGGTACCAATTATTGCTTATAATTATGGTGCAAAGAATAAACAACGTATTACGCAGACGATTAAATTGAGCATTATCATTGCGGTTGGATTTATGGTTGTAGGGTTGCTAATCTTCCAGTTGTTACCAGACCAATTGTTGCTATTGTTTAATGCTTCAAAAGATATGTTGGAGATTGGCGGTTACGCATTGCGTATTATCAGCTTAAGTTTTATTTTTGCTGGATTTAGTATTATCATTATCTCTGTATTTCAGGCGTTGGGGAATGGTGTTTATAGTTTGGTGATTTCCGCAGCACGTCAGTTGGTGATTATATTGCCAGTAGCGTATTTGTTAGCAGTAACAGCAGGATTGCACTCTGTTTGGTTTGCGTTCCCTATTGCGGAGTTGTGCTGTGTAATATTGTGTTTTATCATGTTGCGCCATATTTATAACCAAAAAATAAAACAGCTTTAA
- a CDS encoding TatD family hydrolase, with product MQLTGIFDSHAHYDDPKFEEDREDLISSLSSNGIRAVLNASSDMETSRNSFQLAHRYPFFWCAVGVHPHEAEGVAENYLEELTQMSQDDKVVAIGEIGLDYHYDLSPRDIQKNVFRQQMELAKQLHLPVVIHSREATQDTLEVLNEFPEVTGVIHCFSGSAETAKQLLNMGYYIGFTGVITFKNAKKTVSAAEVVPLDRMLIETDCPYMAPVPCRGKRCDSTMLPYTVEKLAEIKQVSPQELVAHARENTCRLFGISL from the coding sequence ATGCAATTAACTGGTATTTTTGATTCCCATGCCCATTATGATGACCCAAAATTTGAGGAAGACCGGGAGGATTTGATTTCGTCCCTTTCCTCCAATGGTATCCGGGCAGTACTCAATGCTTCCAGCGATATGGAAACTTCCCGCAATAGTTTTCAGCTAGCACACCGATACCCTTTTTTCTGGTGCGCTGTTGGGGTGCATCCCCACGAAGCGGAAGGGGTTGCGGAAAACTATCTGGAAGAATTAACGCAAATGTCCCAGGATGACAAGGTAGTTGCCATAGGGGAAATCGGATTGGATTATCATTATGACCTCAGTCCAAGGGATATCCAGAAAAACGTGTTCCGTCAACAGATGGAATTGGCAAAACAGTTACATCTTCCAGTGGTAATCCATTCCAGGGAAGCAACCCAGGATACTCTGGAAGTTTTAAACGAGTTTCCCGAAGTAACCGGTGTTATTCATTGTTTTAGCGGCAGTGCGGAAACCGCGAAACAACTGCTAAATATGGGGTACTACATTGGATTTACCGGAGTGATTACCTTTAAAAATGCCAAAAAAACTGTTTCCGCGGCGGAAGTAGTCCCATTGGACCGGATGTTGATTGAAACCGACTGCCCCTATATGGCGCCTGTCCCATGCAGAGGAAAGCGCTGCGATTCCACTATGCTGCCTTACACAGTGGAAAAACTGGCGGAAATCAAACAGGTTTCCCCGCAGGAATTGGTTGCCCACGCCAGAGAAAACACCTGCCGGTTATTTGGTATTTCATTATAA
- the dnaB gene encoding replicative DNA helicase, which produces MDLENQIELEQLPYNLEAEQSVLGGLILDPSYMADALKFVGVSSFYREQHQRIFAVIARMYTSGQPIDFITVYDAVVSENIFDTPENAKVYLGRLMEMVPSVANMEVYCKIVQDKYYIRSLILAAREIISVATDSGADAETILDTAEQKIYEIRQGRTSSSLIPINEVIGREFDHLDKLATGQKEVGISSGFSGLDHVLTGLNPSDLIILAARPAMGKTSFALNVAANAARKSKRQVAIFSLEMSSQQLVERMLSSECRIQSTKLHTGNLAQEEWALLAAGAQSLSESKIYLDDTPNITIAEMKSKLRRLPDLGLVVIDYLQLMNSGRRDGNRVQEISEITRNLKIMAKELNVTVIALSQLARGPEARQDHRPLLSDLRDSGSIEQDADIVLFLYRDEYYNPEDGKHGIAECIVGKNRHGEVGTVELGWDGQYTRFTGLDTIHHE; this is translated from the coding sequence ATGGATTTAGAAAATCAAATAGAACTGGAGCAGCTTCCTTATAATTTGGAAGCGGAACAGTCGGTGCTGGGTGGTTTGATTTTAGACCCAAGCTATATGGCGGACGCATTAAAGTTTGTTGGGGTATCCAGCTTTTATCGGGAACAGCACCAACGGATTTTTGCGGTCATTGCCCGCATGTATACTTCTGGGCAACCGATTGATTTTATTACAGTATATGATGCCGTAGTTTCGGAGAATATTTTTGATACACCGGAAAATGCCAAGGTATACCTGGGCAGATTGATGGAAATGGTTCCATCTGTGGCCAATATGGAAGTATATTGTAAGATTGTTCAGGATAAGTATTACATCCGTTCCTTGATTTTAGCAGCCCGGGAAATTATATCAGTAGCTACGGATAGTGGCGCAGATGCGGAAACCATATTGGATACCGCAGAACAAAAAATTTATGAAATCCGTCAGGGCAGAACTTCCTCCAGTTTAATCCCGATCAATGAAGTAATCGGCCGTGAATTTGACCATCTGGATAAATTGGCAACAGGGCAAAAAGAAGTGGGAATATCCTCTGGTTTTTCTGGGTTAGACCATGTATTGACCGGTCTAAATCCATCCGACCTGATTATTTTGGCAGCCCGGCCAGCAATGGGAAAAACCAGCTTTGCGTTAAATGTGGCAGCCAATGCGGCGAGAAAGAGCAAACGTCAGGTAGCAATCTTTTCTCTGGAAATGTCCAGTCAACAGCTGGTAGAGCGTATGCTTTCTTCCGAGTGCAGGATTCAAAGCACCAAGCTGCATACCGGAAATTTGGCTCAGGAGGAATGGGCACTATTGGCAGCAGGGGCGCAATCTCTGAGTGAATCCAAAATTTATTTGGATGATACTCCAAATATTACTATTGCAGAGATGAAATCCAAGTTGCGCCGCTTACCGGATTTGGGCTTGGTGGTAATCGACTATTTGCAGTTGATGAACAGCGGGCGACGGGATGGAAACCGTGTACAGGAGATTTCTGAAATTACCCGTAACTTAAAAATCATGGCAAAAGAGTTGAATGTAACGGTGATAGCCCTATCCCAGCTGGCACGTGGGCCGGAAGCTAGGCAGGATCATCGTCCCCTGCTTTCCGACTTGCGTGATTCCGGTTCTATTGAGCAGGATGCGGATATTGTATTGTTTTTGTATCGGGATGAATATTATAACCCGGAAGATGGAAAGCACGGCATTGCGGAGTGTATTGTGGGCAAAAACCGTCATGGTGAAGTGGGCACAGTAGAATTAGGCTGGGATGGGCAGTATACCCGGTTTACAGGATTGGATACGATTCACCATGAATAA
- a CDS encoding ATP-binding cassette domain-containing protein, with protein sequence MADYAIQVKHLVKSFKTATVLNDISLNFERGKIHGLIGRNGSGKTMLLKCMCGFVIPTSGEITINGKRIAKDIDVPDDIGIIIEAPGFLPNYDAYHNLKFLAMIKNKIGKEEILAAIKRVGLDPDSKKKVGKFSLGMRQRLGIAQALMEDPEILLLDEPMNGLDNHGVDEIRKLLLNLREEGKTILIASHGKEDIEILCDTVHEMDHGKIISEIIKEKEQAVTVEPSGE encoded by the coding sequence ATGGCAGATTATGCGATACAAGTCAAACATCTAGTAAAATCATTTAAAACAGCAACTGTATTAAACGATATCTCCTTGAATTTTGAGCGTGGAAAGATTCATGGATTGATTGGTAGGAATGGATCTGGAAAAACCATGCTGCTAAAGTGTATGTGTGGTTTTGTAATACCCACCAGCGGGGAAATTACCATCAATGGAAAACGGATCGCAAAAGATATAGATGTTCCGGATGACATCGGTATTATCATAGAAGCGCCTGGATTTTTGCCTAATTATGACGCTTACCATAATCTAAAATTTTTGGCAATGATCAAAAATAAAATTGGAAAAGAAGAAATTTTAGCGGCAATCAAACGAGTCGGATTGGATCCCGATAGCAAGAAAAAAGTAGGAAAATTCTCTTTGGGGATGCGCCAGCGCTTGGGGATTGCCCAAGCTTTGATGGAAGACCCGGAAATTTTGTTGCTAGATGAACCGATGAATGGCTTGGATAACCATGGTGTGGATGAAATCCGTAAATTATTGTTGAACCTTCGGGAAGAAGGAAAAACCATTTTGATTGCCAGCCACGGCAAAGAGGACATTGAGATTTTATGCGATACAGTGCATGAAATGGATCATGGAAAAATTATTTCCGAAATCATCAAAGAAAAGGAACAAGCTGTTACTGTGGAACCATCAGGCGAATAA